In a genomic window of Cyclopterus lumpus isolate fCycLum1 chromosome 13, fCycLum1.pri, whole genome shotgun sequence:
- the LOC117741839 gene encoding macrophage mannose receptor 1-like — MDQLLLSIIVSGLCAVSSAGRYYHVVHELKTMTEAQRHCRENYKDLVTIRDLEDLEDLETLKTLKRPVHSRAWIGLYHYLHNWGWSLPNTSYYKPGETEFRRWSSGEPNNSSNKQSCTVMKTDGEWKEVYCEKTFKSVCFDVRGPNRFVLNTTKMNWTEAQSYCREHHTDLALVRNMEENQMVQSLVPSKGRVRIGLFTDPWKWSDGSDSSFRNWNPLEPREPGGSSEICVAADFSADGRWETLDCNVKSAFICYSDVVPVSKRVVKVRLEKRSSSLDLNDPVVMEDLLKQLKQRLKDQGLNDDIKLSWKKQSDGKVFHKEEKKT, encoded by the exons atggACCAACTTCTTCTGAGCATCATCGTGTCGG GACTGTGTGCCGTCTCATCAGCTGGACGTTACTACCATGTAGTTCATGAGCTGAAGACCATGACTGAAGCCCAGCGtcactgcagagagaactaCAAGGACCTGGTCACCATACgagacctggaggacctggaggacctggagaCCCTGAAGACCCTGAAGAGACCGGTCCACTCG CGAGCCTGGATCGGACTGTACCATTACCTGCACAACTGGGGGTGGTCACTGCCAAACACAAGTTACTACAAACCCGGGGAGACGGAGTTCAGACGATGGAGTTCTGGAGAACCAAACAACTCCAGCAATAAACAAAGCTGcacagtgatgaagacagaTGGGGAATGGAAAGAAGTCTATTGTGAAAAGACCTTCAAGTCAGTCTGCTTCGATGTCAGAG GGCCAAACAGATTTGTCCTCAATACCACCAAGATGAATTGGACTGAGGCCCAGAGCTACTGCAGAGAACACCACACAGACCTGGCCCTGGTgaggaacatggaggagaaccaGATGGTCCAGAGTCTGGTTCCCTCTAAAGGAAGAGTCAGGATCGGTCTTTTCACTGATCCATGGAAGTGGTCTGATGGAAGTGACTCCTCATTTAGGAACTGGAATCCTCTGGAGCCTCGTGAACCTGGTGGCTCCTCTGAGATTTGTGTGGCAGCAGACTTCAGTGCCGATGGACGATGGGAGACATTGGACTGTAACGTCAAGTCAGCCTTCATCTGCTACAGTg acGTTGTTCCTGTTTCAAAGCGAGTGGTGAAAGTGAGGCTGGAGAAAAGAAGCTCCTCTCTGGATCTGAATGACCCCGTGGTGATGGAGGACCTCTTGAAGCAG CTCAAACAGAGGCTGAAGGACCAGGGGCTGAACGACGACATCAAACTGAGCTGGAAGAAGCAGTCGGATGGAAAAGTCTTCCacaaggaagagaagaagacctAG
- the LOC117741840 gene encoding tripartite motif-containing protein 16-like: MAEACGWRAAEWAIRLLPLLTEEAQTAALGLTPDMLKSVMDRLGLTPEDHRAEVRRAWPEDRPFIYVSRSDVPCSARGPHKAPFLFSIYTSDFKHNSDNCHIQSAIVCLISANTDWEYKELNQDLGWCQQNHLQINSGSETQTVIATEVKIFCRTDKQCICYLCSLDEHKGHDTVSAAAERTERQRELEGSRLNIQQRIQDREKDLKLLHQEVEAINLSADKTVEDSEKIFTELIRLMKKRSSDVKQQVRSQQRTEVSRVKELQEKLEQEITELKRNDAELKLLSHTEDLNQLLHHYPSLSPLTGSTDSSSINIRPLRYFEDMTAAVSGVRDELQDVLRDKWTNVSLTGTEVGVLLSQPEPTTRDGFLEYSCELTLDPNTANTQLLLSDGNRKATTVNQQQPYSRHPDRFTECDQVLSRESLTGRCYWEVEWRGGGVCVAVSYKNIQREGGWNECEFGSNNKSWALRCLKNSLTFLHNKVQTLVSGPQSSRLGVYLDHTAGILSFYSVSGTMTLLHRVQTTFTEPLYAGLGFYGFSFGSTVELCKLK, from the exons ATGGCGGAGGCGTGCGGCTGGCGGGCAGCAGAGTGGGCGATCCGTCTCCTGCCGCTTCTCACCGAGGAGGCGCAGACAGCGGCTCTGGGACTTACTCCAGACATGCTTAAGTCCGTGATGGATCGGCTGGGTCTGACCCCGGAGGACCACCGGGCGGAGGTTCGGCGAGCGTGGCCTGAGGATCGGCCTTTCATTTACGT GTCCAGGAGCGACGTACCGtgttccg cacgGGGGCCCCACAAGGcaccattcctcttctccatatACACCTCGGACTTTAAACACAACTCTGATAACTGCCACATACAATCTGCAATCGTCTGCCTCATTTCCGCCAACACTGACTGGGAGTACAaagaactgaaccaggacttaggatggtgccagcaGAATCACCTACAGATCAACTCTG GAAGTGAAACTCAGACAGTCATTGCTACTGAGGTGAAGATCTTCTGCCGTACTGATAAGCAGTGTATCTGCTACCTCTGCTCTCTGGATGAACATAAAGGCCACGACaccgtctcagctgcagcagaaaggaccgagaggcagagagagctggaggggagtcgactaaacatccagcagagaatccaggacagagagaaagacctgaagctgctccatcaggaggtggaggccatcaacctctctgctgataaaacagtggaggacagtgagaagatcttcactgagctgatccgtctcatgaagaaaagaagctctgatgtgaagcagcaggtcagatcccagcagagaactgaagtgagtcgagtcaaagagcttcaggagaagctggagcaggagatcactgagctgaagaggaacgacgctgagctgaagctgctctcacacacagaggatctcaACCAGCTTCTCCACCACTACCCCTCACTGTCACCACTCACTGGGTCTACAGACTCATCCAGCATCAACATCCGTCCTCTGAGGTACTTTGAGGACATGACGGCGGCTGTTTCAGGAGTCAGAGATGAACTACAGGACGTCCTGAGAGACAAGTGGACAAACGTCTCACTGACGGGGACTGAAGTGGGTGTTTTACTGTCTCAACCAGAGCCCACGACCAGAGATGGATTCTTAGAGTATTCATGTGAACTCACtctggatccaaacacagcaaacacacagctgttatTATCTGATGGGAACAGAAAAGCAACAACAGTTAATCAACAACAGCCTTATTCTCGTCACCCAGACAGGTTCACTGAATGTGATCAGGTCCTGAgtagagagagtctgactggacgttgttactgggaggtggagtggagaggaggaggagtttgtgTTGCAGTCTCATACAAGAACATCCAGAGAGAAGGGGGCTGGAATGAATGTGAGTTTGGATCCAATAACAAATCTTGGGCGTTACGTTGTCTCAAAAACAGTTTAACATTTCTTCACAACAAAGTCCAAACCCTCGTCTCTGGTCCTCAGTCCTCCAGACTAGGAGTGTACCTGGATCACACAGCAGGtattctgtccttctacagcgtctctggaaccatgactctcctccacagagtccagaccacattcACTGAGCCTCTCTATGCTGGACTTGGGTTTTATGGTTTTAGTTTTGGATCCACTGTTGAGTTGTGtaaactaaaatag